One genomic window of Amphiura filiformis chromosome 3, Afil_fr2py, whole genome shotgun sequence includes the following:
- the LOC140147112 gene encoding ATP-binding cassette sub-family C member 9-like produces MAVSDTWEWYCGVNSTDIEDSQSLTKENVLGSPCLVDGLDTLAHLVFVICALLLLLVFKCTHYNNGDTKFLLRFPGHELRCIFLIASLILLAGSIGEGILTDATYDSPTQPHLYLPQCGAILGTIAAMACYQHMEMWLQAGYILWVVLLYWICAFTTQTVRLLNLQYLDLGSVEIARFDFTLALMVVYGVLILLDINAIRSKVCHCCQAPEDQEAASDMKLKNMRYIRRFANLLSELTFWWLNWLPILGYKRPIVVEDLGKIPHRHQAREIHEKFKIAYQKEKARAEKTGSQPSLWRVYRHVHGVNMLISYSLKLTADTLSYVGPLALDPIVQYVTRIVYGNEEVGYW; encoded by the exons ATGGCAGTATCAGACACATGGGAATGGTACTGTGGGGTTAACTCAACAGATATAGAAGATAGTCAATCTTTGACTAAAGAAAATGTCCTTGGAAGCCCCTGCCTTGTAGATGGGTTAGACACTCTTGCacatcttgtttttgtaatttgtgCTTTACTCTTATTACTAGTCTTTAAATGCACCCATTATAATAACGGGGACACCAAATTCTTATTGCGGTTTCCCGGACACGAACTGCGGTGTATATTTTTAATTGCATCGCTGATACTGCTTGCTGGATCGATTGGAGAAGGCATTCTTACAGATGCCACATATGACTCACCCACTCAGCCACACTTATATCTACCACAATGTGGCGCCATTTTAGGGACTATTGCCGCAATGGCATGTTACCAGCATATGGAGATGTGGCTGCAGGCTGGCTATATTTTATGGGTAGTTTTGTTGTATTGGATCTGCGCTTTCACCACACAAACAGTTAGATTATTAAACTTGCAGTATCTTGACTTGGGATCAGTTGAGATAGCAAGGTTTGATTTCACATTGGCTTTGATGGTCGTTTATGGAGTTCTTATACTGCTGGATATCAATGCTATTAGATCGAAG GTTTGTCACTGTTGCCAAGCGCCTGAAGACCAGGAAGCAGCTTCCGACATGAAACTGAAAAATATGCGTTATATTCGTCGATTTGCTAACCTGTTGTCTGAACTAACATTCTGGTGGCTCAACTGGCTCCCGATACTGGGATACAAAAGACCAATAGTGGTAGAAGACTTGGGCAAAATACCACATCGACACCAGGCCAGGGAAATTCACGAAAAGTTCAAAATAGCTTATCAAAAGGAAAAG GCAAGGGCTGAGAAAACCGGATCGCAACCATCATTATGGCGAGTTTATCGACACGTACACGGTGTGAACATGTTGATATCTTATTCACTGAAGCTTACTGCAGATACGTTGAGTTATGTAGGGCCACTTGCTCTGGATCCGATAGTTCAATATGTGACAAGAATAGTCTATGGAAATGAGGAGGTAGGATATTGGTAA